GACTACAGAACACACGACAAATGCTCTCATAACACAGGCTGTGGTTAGGTCACCCCAGCAGACTGATGCCCAGCCAGTCTGCAGGCGATGGCTACACTGGGAAGAAAGGCCCAGGTTTTATTGTGGACCATGGCGTTACATGGTGTGGAACAGCCCTGTGGTCCACTGGGGTTGGATGTCCCTGTTGTGTCctctcccagcctccttgctccaGGACATACATAGAGGAACCTAGGAAACCTCAGGGCTCTGCAAGGGCtctgggggggagtgtggattagctggaaggcaggagggctctgcagagggacctggacagactggagagttgggctgattccaatgggatgaggttcaacatggccaagtgccgggtcctgcactttgaccacaacaaccccatgcagtgctacaagctggggacagagtggctggagagcagccaggcagaaagggacctgggagtctggattgacaggaagctgaacatgagccagcagtgtgcccaggtggccaagaaagccaatggcatcctggcctgtatcaggaacagcatggccagcaggtccaaggaagtgattctgcccctatactaagcgctggtgaggccacacctcgagtactgtgtccagttctgggcccctcaggaaggatatcgaggtcctggagcgggtccaaaggagggcaaccagtctggtgaagggactcgagcacaagtcctatgaggagaggctgagggagctggggctgttcagcctgaagaaaaggcGGCTcgggggagacctcatcgctctctacaactccctgaaaggagggtgtagccaggtgggggttggtctcttttcccaggcaactctcagcaagacaagagggcatggacttaagttgtgctggaggaggtttaggttagatattagaaagaatttctttacggggagggtgatcaggcattggaatgggctgcccggggaagtagtggattctccatctctggagatatttaaaaagagactggatgtggcactcagtgccatggtctagcaactgcaacggtggtttaagggttggactcgatgatctctgaggtcccttccaacccagccaattctatgattctatgattctaagtgctgctcagcaccagggaAAGCATGGAGGTGTTTCCAAGGCTGTCTGGGCCCAAACACAAAACACGGTGCCATGTGGTCAGTTGTGCCTCTCCCTGCATCCTGCCCCCTGGTAGCTTCCTCTGTGACGTCAGAGCTGTGACGTCACACCGGGTGGGGACAGCAGGCTGGCACCCTGCACCACACAGCGCTGTGCTCTCAACCTCCTGCCTGGAAAGAGCTGCCTGCATCCTGGGGGCTGTGTGCCTGTGGCAGCCATTGTCTGTCACCAGAGAATTAGGTCTGGGGCTCTCTCCCAAGTGGCCTCTCCTGGGCAGGCAACACTCCTGCAGTAGAAGGAGGAAAGGCAAGCTCACAGGGAGCTTCATTTCCTCCCAGGATGAGGGGAAGAAGTGCTCCTGCAGGAATCCAGAGTACTGCTCAGTCAAGGAGAAGAGCCAGGAGCAACACAGCAGCATGTGCAGCTCAGGCCATTCGGGTCCTGCAGAACAGGTAATAGGGTTTGTTCCTCTCAGGGACATCAGGTGGTGGGTGGGACCCACAGAGCCTAAaggggggctgaggggacacGATGGAGAAGCTGCAAGCACTGTGGGCAGCTCAGTGGTGCCAGGGCTTGGGAACCTGCAGTGACTGGGCAGGTCCTGGGGCCAGGTTGGTGCTGCTTGGGTCAGGGGACAGACAGggtgagaagctgctgtgccatcccactctgctgcttctgctccccTGTCCCACCACAATGGGATCATCTCCTGGGAGACTTCCTCTGGGAGCCAGGGCCTTGGTGTGCACAGCATGGAGATGGTGCAAAGCAGGGCTCCCTCTTTTTTGCCCCATAGGCGCACTCCATctcaggaggagcaggacaCCAGGTGGGAAGGGCCAGCAGTGTCCATCCACACCGCAGGAAGATACCAGTGTAAGTTGCCTGTAGCGTACGTTTGAACCATGAGCCTGCCTGGCTCAGCTGGGACCCATGGCCCTGCAGAAACAGCACCATCCTGCCCCCAGGGAAGCCTGGGTCCACCTCACCTGTGTGACCATGGGGAGATGGCTGCCATGTCTTTGGGGAATGCTGTAGTAACCATGGGCACCCCAGCATGGTAAAGGCTGAGAGGCCAAGGCCTTCTGCCAGCCTCCTTTGTGCCCTGCCAGTAAGGGAGTACTCCCTGGCCCTCCCATGCCGTCTGACATGGAGCATTCAGCTGCCCCCCTCTCTAGGGTATAAACCTGGCCTTGCCTCATGGGGGTGGAGTTCATAGGACCAGCATCTGCCTCCACACAGGGGCCTCGCACACGCCCTGATGGGAGTCCTCAAGAAGGGTCCTCaggcttttctctgctttctttacCCAGGGATGGTCTTCAGCATTGCTTACAGCCTGACAGCGGCTGTGCTCTCCCTCCAGAGACGCTTTAGCACAGCCATCTCCATCCTGTGCGTACAATGTGTTCAGAGGAGACATGGATATGGGGGGTGCCAGTGGGTGAAGGCGAGCAAGGGGAAGCTGGAGGTGCTCCCCAGCAGGAGACCCCCTGACTGCCCTACAAGTTAATGCTCCTCAGCTTGAAAGAGACTGAGTCCCTGTGCAGGACTCTGCCCTTGAGCGCTGCTAACACCAGGACTTgctctttttcaggaaaaagatCATTCCCCTGAGAAAGGAGGGGCTCCTCATAATCTTCTTGATGAGCCTAGGTGCTCTTGGTGAGTGCTGGCCTGCTGTCAGCAGACACACAGAGGTGCAGGGTGTGAGCTCCAGCATGAGGTAGAGGCTCTGGAGCACCCATGGGTCCCTTCCCTGCAGGTCACAGGGTGCTCGCTGCATGCAGGGGAAATGGGGCATAGCTGTAGGATGCAAAGCATGCCCAGGAaccagggctgtgcagagccCTGAGTAAAgtcccagcctggagctgtgaCCTCCCCCTGCACCCCTTCCTCATGTCCTCATCCACCCTGGTGCAGGAGGtgcctgtggctgcagggaCTGTTAGAGACCCCAGTCAAGTAAATCTCTCTCTGTGCTGGGAATTACAGCTGGTGCCTGCTGCGAGGCCTTGCTGCTGATGTGGAGGCTGCAGACAAAGGATTTGGCAGAGGTCAGTGGCCCAAGGAAAGTCCTGCAAATAAGCAGTGTAGGCAGGGGGTGGGTGAATCACCCCATCCTCTGGTCCCAGAGAGTGacccagagaagcagcagcagcttctgttgTGCCTCTCTGGGGCCACTGGCTCTGGAAAGCCCTGGAGGTCAAACAGAGCCTGTCTCTTTCAGGTGCTGCTGGCACATCCTGAATCTCTGTGGAAGCCCCCAGGGTAAGAGACCTCTCTTCTCTCCAGACTGGCAGCACCTTTGGTGGGGCACCAGCAGACACTCCTGTGCTTTTTGCAGTCACTTGCACAGCTCCCAGGCCTTGtgtctgctgctcctgctggggcCTTTTGCTAAACCTGGAGGGGGAGAGAAGCACTTgcaaaggggggaaagaaaagggagctCCAGAACCTCTGTGCCTCTTACTCCTCTGGAGTTTGGGAGCTCCAGGAGGGGCTGGGCAGCTCTCTGACAagatctgcttttctctgtctgCAGGAATGTGCTCACTGAGTGCCAGGAGCATGTTGCccatgagctgcagcagctgagggctGAGGTGTCACGCATGGCTGCAGAGATCATTGCTATGAAGAAGGTGATGCTGCACTTCAGCAAAGAGGGCAGGGATAAGTGCAGGGCCCTGCACACCCTTCCTGGGCCAGCTGGTGTGGGGGCTTTTCCCACTCAGCCCACACTCCCATCccttgccaggggctgctggttGAGCTGCTCTGTAGAGCCCCTTCTCTTGCCCAGGCCTGATGGGGCTGTGTTTCCCCTGTTCATTTGTGTCTCTCCTAGGAAGCTCAGGAAATGCAGGAGGCCATGTCTGCAACCACGTGGATGTCTGACTGGGCCCTAAGAAGTGCAGGTACAGGCAGAGCTCAGGTGAAGGCAGACTGCTCTTGTCTTGTTGGGCTCCTGCTTGGCATTCCCAAGAGCAGCTTATGCTGCAGACTCTGTTCTCCAAGGCAGAGGGAACCTTGTGGAACCAAACCACAGggcccaggagcagggctgtgacAGACCAGGTCCCTTGagcccaccccagccctgccccaggcagcATTTCTGACCTCTCCCAGGCTGTGGAgctttcctgggaaaaaaaagcatatggCTGGGTCATCCTCTTCTGTGCATGGAGCAGGGCCTTGGCTTGAGTCTGCTGCCATTCCTGTAGGGCCATGTCCCAGGTGTCCTGGGGTACGTCCAGGGGTGTTGCGGTCTGTGTGGTGTTGGCAGAGAGCCTTAGATGTTGCTTGCAACCACCTGGTCCTATGAGAATGGGTCCTTCTGCactcagctgctctcttctcccctcAGTGTCTGCCATTCAGTTGCAGAGATCCTCCAGCAGCCCTTCATGGCTCTGCAGGGTGTTTTTTCTCCGGTGTGCTGCCCCAGTCCAGGACACCTTTGTGCAGGTACAGCATCAAGAAacatcactgctgcttctcttgttGCTTCTATAAAAGTGGGGGGGCAAGCCCTGGGGCATCTCCCCTCAGGCCAGTGGTATTGCTTAAGGCCATGTGTCATGTTCCAAAGGCTGGGAATGTGGACATTCTTGTTGGATCCCACAAGGACAAAGTAAGCATAACACAGTATTGGGTGTAGCTACAGAATTTTATTGGACACAGACAGAACTGGTAGGCATTGCAACTATAGTTGTTAGAGTAATCCTatagagagaaaagagaaataaagaaaggggaaacaaagCACCACCCAAAAGtcagagggagggggagaaaggagaggaaagcagccCCTAGGATCCAGTGGTGTACCGTTGGTCTTGTGGCAGAGAAgaagggggtggtggtggtccCATCCTAGAAGAGGAGTGAGAGGTTATAGAGTCTCTCTTCCTCTTATGTTGTCCATTTCTTGCTGTACCACAGCCAGCAGCCAATTGCTGCTTGTCCTGACTTGGCCTGGGAAGTTCCATCAAGTGATCACCTAACTTGTAGTTTGTCATCTGCTGTGTCAGCAGAATTAACAGGCTTTGGCTAGGTGTTTTTTACCCTAATTGTGTCTCCTGATTAGCAGCTGATTAACAGCATACAACCTGGGCCTGTCAAGGAGCAGTTTTTTCTCAAACTTTATGACTTCCCTCTTATCTGAGCTGTCTCTTCATAAGCTTTATGGCCTCTCCTCACATCTCTTCTCAAGGTCTTCAGGCTCCTTGAGACATGTATATCATTCATTCTGCTCATtgcagacagagagaaagatAACAGCAGCACCATCTGCAGGATTCTGTGGTCTGGGGTGGTAGGTCAGTCATACGCAGAGCTCCAGGcaacatttctttcctccttcccccccttcccctaTTGTATGCCATTTGTTGGGGTGTCCAGTTGCCTATTGTCATTTGAGGCAGAGCCTCACTGGAGCCTCACACCACAGCTCTGGTGAGGTGCCTGGCACCTGCAGTCTTCCACAGGATTTTTTACCCTAGAAAGGAGCAGCTGCCCTAGTGCCTCATCAGAAGGGGAATGAGCTGAGTCGAGCTTCCTGCCAACCCTCCCTGGTCACTGCTGGGTGAAGGACTTCTCCTTCAGGACCCCATTTCCCTGCTACAGCTCTGTCTGTCCCTTTTCTGAAGGGGCAGGGGAGGGTGAGGCTGCAGAGCTTGCTGGCCAGAAAGAGAGTTTTCTTGAAAGCCCTGTGCAGGGTATCAGATGTTTTCCCCCAGCTGGaatgttttcctctcttccttttcctgggCTGGGGAGATGCCTGGGCACTTCTGTCCACTTCCCAAGATGCCATTCATTGTGAGCAcaagcagagcccaggggcACAGTGCTCTGCAGCAGGTGTGTGCCATGGTCCCCATtacaccccccccccaggtgACTGCTCTTACCCTCTGCTTTCAGCTGGACTATTCCCCAGGATACTGCTGGCCTTTCCAGGGGATTCGGAGTGAGGTGCTGATCCAGTTGCCCACACGAATACAGCCAATGGCCATCACCTTGCAGCACACCTCCAGCACAGGCTCTCCACCGGGGATTCGTGGTAGTGCCCCCCGAGATTTCAGTGTCTATGTAAGTctctgctgggcactgggggctGGAAGCTGCCTGTGGGGAAAAGCTGTAACGGGGACTTGGTGCTCTCTGCATGTCTGCTGAGACCCATGTGCTCCCAAGCACCACCGTTTCCTGAGCAGAATACAGAAGTCCCCCAGATCCAGGGCCCAGATCTGGCACTGGCGTTTCCTCTCGGTCAGGTGGAGCCTgacctgctcctctctgctttaTCTCCAAGGGACTGGATGAGGAAGCCAAGGAAAAAGTTCTGCTGGGCACATTCACCTATGCCATACAGAAGGAGCTGAACCAGACCTTCCCTCTGCAGGTacagtgagtgggtgtgagcaAGTGTCTAGGGCAGAAATGCTGGTTTGCCAGGCCCTTTCCCAGCACCAGTGATCCTCAGGCTTCCACAGCTGCCTGGCACTTTCTCCAAGGCCAGGCACTTGCTCTGCAGGgctccttggccacctgggtgggagaaaggaaggagggagaaactACCTGtccagctggggcaggaggtggtcccagagcaggggctgggctggcagaggaAGATGTGTGGAGCCTGCTCTCACTCCCTACGCCCCAGGCGTGTTGCTACTTTTTGATGTGACTTCTTTGCAGCATGAGATCCCCAGAGCCTTTCGGTTTCTGAAACTTGACATATGGAGCAACTGGGGAAAAGGAGACTACACCTGCATTTATCGAGTGAAGGTGCATGGGCAGAGCATGGGAAGGAATGCCATCAGTTAGATATGTGGAGACCTTCCATCATGGAGAAACAGAGCACAGGTTGGTGGTTGTTACTCTGGTGTAGGACAGGATCATTTCAGAAAGCGGTGCCTTCTCAAAACTGCCAGCTTGTGCAGGATAAAGGCTTCCTTAGGCTTTCATCTGGTTCTCCATTAGAAGGTTGTTTCCTCACCAAGCAAAGGGAGAGAACATTCCTGTAGCCTTTCCTTGCTTAAGTTCCTCGATTAAATCTTTTTTCGCAAGGTTCTCTCCACCATCTTGTGTCAGGAAGGAGTCGACAGAGCCTGGCAGTACCTGGGGGTCATAATCCCTAGGGCACAGGCTCATTCCATTCCGGGGACACCTTGCCTCTGAGGACTGGGTCTAGTGGGGGCCTGCATGGCAGGATGCTGGTAGGATGCTTCAGCACAGTTCCATGGAAAGGGGATGCCTTTTGTGCACACACCATTTTCCATGTGCAGCTCTTGTAGAAGTGCTTGGAAGTAAAGCACCTGCTCAATTGCTTGCCAGGGGGCAGTGGTAAGCTTAGCATTCCAAAGTACTGagattggaaggaacctctcTGCAGATTATTGGCTCCAATGCCAGTGCCCTTGCTCCAGCAGGGCCACATATagattctatgaaatgtttctaaaaataaaagaaacagcagccaAGGCTGGAAGCTTTAGGAAAGATTACGTTAAGAATTTGGAAGAAGAAGAATTGGAACCACATTGAAATACGATTTGAAATAATCTTTTGATCATAATCTGAACTCTTAAAtttgcttcccttttttttttttttttaaacttcacaAACTTCTCTTCTGTTGTTTCTTGAGCTTCTAAAGACCACCTTCCTTCTTGGTTGCTTTGAATATGGTTCTTTTCTTAACAAGGCTGGTAGATTCCTCACTTGCATTGCCTCATTGAAAACTGACATTTCTTTATGTAAACTCTTTATGTaatctccattttctttctagGGCAGATTTCTCCAAAGGATTAACATCCCAGTGACGGGTAATCTGCTGCGTGAAGCTACTGAATTCTTGAACGCCCATCAACAGTGCATGGCAGGACCAGTGCTAAGAGGGGATGCAAGTACCAGAACTTCTGTTCCGCAGGCAAGAGGAGGATCTTAACACTTGCCATTCTCAGAGCTTCATAAAGGCCGCATGAGAACTTCTGTCAGAGTCAGCTGCCACGAGACCAGGATGTTATCTGCGCTACACAGCTGATTAAAAAGCAAACGAGGATGTATGTTGTCAGTGTGAAGAGTGTCTGAAGGCACCAAGCACCCATACAGTTAAGTGGCACCTTCAGATGTGGGTGTAGGAACATCGGTGACCAGAAGTGTTACTCCAGGTCCTCAACAGCCACTTTATTCTGACTTCATTGGGGTGGCTGCGTTTCTTTTGAGTACCTATCAAGATACTAGTGTGTGTCATTAAGTAACACAAGCCTTACCACAATTTTTTGCCAGGCTGCACAGCTTGAATGTACTTTTGTGATCAAAATGATTGTGCAATGAGTTATTCTTTCCATGATTCTAATTAAATCTTATGGTCAAAAACAGAGCTTGAGTGTTATTTCGCCTTAATTTAATCAATGGGTATTCAACAGGCAATTTCCTTGGACCATAACATTT
The DNA window shown above is from Calypte anna isolate BGI_N300 chromosome Z, bCalAnn1_v1.p, whole genome shotgun sequence and carries:
- the LOC115599919 gene encoding sperm-associated antigen 4 protein-like codes for the protein MRGRSAPAGIQSTAQSRRRARSNTAACAAQAIRVLQNRRTPSQEEQDTRWEGPAVSIHTAGRYQWMVFSIAYSLTAAVLSLQRRFSTAISILNVLTECQEHVAHELQQLRAEVSRMAAEIIAMKKEAQEMQEAMSATTWMSDWALRSAVSAIQLQRSSSSPSWLCRVFFLRCAAPVQDTFVQLDYSPGYCWPFQGIRSEVLIQLPTRIQPMAITLQHTSSTGSPPGIRGSAPRDFSVYGLDEEAKEKVLLGTFTYAIQKELNQTFPLQHEIPRAFRFLKLDIWSNWGKGDYTCIYRVKVHGQSMGRNAIS